The following proteins are co-located in the Nonlabens ponticola genome:
- a CDS encoding MATE family efflux transporter encodes MLLSQYTKEFGKNFSIAYPIIAGQVAHLLVALADNIMVGKLGAAALASVSLGNTLIFIALSIGIGFSFAITPLVAEADGKRDINAVKSILQNGMLLCIVNGLLLVILLLLAEPILYKMDQPVEVVELAIPYMRVVAFSLIPLMFFQALKQFSDGLSLTRFAMYATLIANVINIGVNYLLIYGEYGFPRLEVVGAAYGTLISRLLMALLLFLLLLKDNKTRYYFTRTILLSKKKMVSLLNIGLPTALQMFFEVSLFTAAIFLSGVLGTNVQAANQIALNLSAITFMVGVGLSVTATIRVGNQLGSRDHTELIRIARSIFLMALILDVAFAMAFYFGRDLLPQVYIDDPDVIVIASSMLIVAAIFQVSDGIQVVVLGALRGLQDVWVPSLICFVAYACIGFPIAYYFGSADLLGGVGIWIGLLSGLTISAILMYVRFRILSSRLLSC; translated from the coding sequence CTGGTCAAGTAGCTCACTTACTAGTAGCTCTTGCTGACAATATTATGGTAGGGAAATTAGGTGCAGCTGCTCTTGCATCGGTTTCATTGGGAAACACATTGATTTTTATTGCACTTTCTATTGGTATAGGTTTCTCATTTGCGATCACACCGCTAGTTGCAGAAGCGGATGGGAAAAGGGACATCAATGCGGTAAAATCCATTCTTCAAAACGGTATGCTATTGTGCATCGTCAATGGATTATTATTGGTCATACTACTATTACTGGCAGAGCCTATTCTCTACAAAATGGATCAACCAGTAGAGGTAGTAGAATTAGCCATACCATATATGAGGGTTGTTGCTTTCTCATTGATACCGTTGATGTTCTTTCAAGCTCTAAAGCAATTCTCTGACGGGCTTTCATTAACGAGGTTTGCTATGTATGCTACTTTGATTGCTAATGTTATTAACATAGGTGTCAATTACTTATTAATTTATGGCGAGTACGGGTTTCCTAGATTAGAAGTGGTTGGTGCAGCTTATGGTACGTTAATTTCTCGTTTGCTCATGGCGCTGCTACTATTCTTACTATTACTTAAGGATAATAAAACACGATATTATTTTACGAGAACAATATTGCTCTCTAAGAAGAAGATGGTTTCTTTATTAAATATTGGATTGCCAACAGCACTACAAATGTTTTTTGAAGTGAGTCTTTTTACGGCGGCTATTTTTTTATCTGGAGTTCTTGGAACTAATGTTCAAGCAGCAAATCAAATTGCTCTTAATCTTTCGGCAATAACATTCATGGTCGGTGTTGGGTTGAGTGTTACAGCAACCATTCGAGTTGGGAATCAACTTGGCTCACGAGATCATACTGAGTTAATCAGGATCGCACGATCTATATTTTTAATGGCATTGATATTAGACGTTGCTTTTGCCATGGCATTTTATTTTGGAAGAGATTTGCTACCTCAAGTTTATATTGACGATCCAGATGTGATTGTCATTGCATCGTCAATGTTGATTGTTGCAGCCATTTTCCAGGTCAGTGATGGGATACAAGTAGTGGTTCTTGGAGCCTTGCGAGGTCTGCAAGATGTATGGGTTCCTAGTTTGATCTGCTTTGTGGCTTACGCCTGCATCGGTTTTCCTATAGCATACTACTTTGGTAGCGCAGACCTTCTAGGTGGAGTAGGTATTTGGATTGGACTCTTATCAGGATTGACTATATCAGCTATTTTGATGTATGTTCGTTTCAGAATATTATCTAGCCGATTGCTGTCATGTTGA